In the Tamandua tetradactyla isolate mTamTet1 chromosome 8, mTamTet1.pri, whole genome shotgun sequence genome, tcttacttttcttctctGCCTGCATCTACTCCCTGCTTCTCAGAGGTACCTGTCTCTCTTGCCTATGTACCTAATCCATCTATCTCTAtgtttatgatttaaaaatcctGTAGCAAATTCTGCATTGAACTTTGCAACTCATGCCTCCATGAACTACTGTGAACAAgcatataaacaacaaacaagcaagacTAACTCCTGAAAAGGGGGAATGAGAAATCACATTCagtaaaatacatacaaatgCACACAAGTTTTAATATCTTAATAAatcatgacttcatttttctgtctATTTTAGTTATAGGTTGATCTCTCAATAGCATTCATGATGCCCCAGTTTACATTGAAAGCCAAACTTACCTTGTCAATATGTCTCCCAAATCctgtaaagagaaaaagaaaagagtagagTTCTTTACAAATCAGCTGTTCTTATCCAGTCATTAGaggaaaattcaaaaaaatatcAAACACCTACTTGCCCTCATTCCCCACTCTTgtaaattcattttccttttcttctctaagGGATAAGAACCTAAATTCTTGATACATTCAGAACCCAGCTGTGTGAGGAGAGAGTAGTACAAGGACAGTCACTGTGGAACCATCCAGGACTGTCTGCAAAGCAGTCTTACCCTGGGTTTGGCACAGACGGAATGTGCTCCAACTAAGGGTAACTGAAACTGAGGATTTCTAGACAGAAAACATTAGGAGGAGGCAAATTTTGGCTTTCCCCGAGATTTCCCCATACTGTCCAACTTCTGATAAAAATGGTATGTCTGTCAGTAAGTTGTTCctttctggtttttaaaaaaagtgacataaaaataattttaaaagggaatgttCCCTGGTAGATCCACTTTATGCCATAAAAACTTGGTTGTTCCTGGTTAATATAGGAGttcctgtttatttctttaatcCCAATTAAGAATTAGTCTCCACCATAAAAGTTGGAGATGAGGAAATTTTTTGgtaccaaatgaataaaaaaaggtCAAAGATGGTGGATTTGAGTTAATGTAAATTATTTTGAGGCATGTCCTTGGTTTTTACCTGGAGCATCTCCACATCTGGTTTATGGCACATTTTCATCAGCTCTTCATACATTTCTCttagatgtttcctcttttgaaccATCATGGATTCATTTTCCTTGAGTTCCTGTAAAATCTTCTTGCCTTCCTTTCTCAGTCTCTCTAATTGTTGTTGTTCTTCCTTATGGAGATCTGGATGCAGCTTCTTATGCACATCTTTGATAATCATTCTCCTTAGACTCACATAATCCTGCGGGGACATGAATCTCCTAGATTACATACCCAGACTGACTTTGATATCCTCTATATAAATTTCATCTATTGCAACAACCAGCTATGTACGCCCTAAATTCATGTCTTCCATGTCTCAGAAACTGTAAATTCATCCCTTTCCCATAATCGCTTATTTCCATTCTTTATTAACTACAAGATGCAAACCCATCCTTTCCTCAAACCGCTTTCATCCACTTCATAAATTCTTGAGAAAAGAAAAGCCTTTCAGAGTTAATGTCTTTAATATACATCCTGTCACATCTGAAATACTGCATGCAAACAACTGAAATTTGTGATTACTTAGTAAATTATACCTAATATTTAGATACCTTTGTTAATAAATTGTTCTCTTCTTTCTAACACAGAATGGAAAGCCATTAGATAAGATATTCTTAAAATTCCTAACCCCAGGGCTTCAAACTAATTTCTATCCTCATAGTCCTTTCTCTGTACTCCTTGTCCCTCTTACTGTCTAAGCACAGGCTCCCTTGCTGTCCTGCCAATTTAAGGATGTGACTCTTCATTCCATTGCATACTGACTCCTAATATTTATAAACTCAATATCTCTCCACCTCCCCagtccttctcttcttcttttcctcacCTCTCCAATGTATTCAAATCTCTCCTATTTGAACCAATATCATTCTTTAGCTACTCTTAGTTTCTCTACCGATTAGCTTTTACCATCCCAGACACACTTCTTAAACTGCTGTTTACACTTTCTTTTGTGCCCTATTGGCATCATTGTACTAATCATTATATGAAAGACCTGAGCTTCCAACTATATACTCTTTAATTTATATAATCTCATACAAAGAAATCTCTGCCTTAAATAACCATGCATTTTTAACACATACTTATCCTTCAGAACTCAAATTGATTTTGAACCTGAGAAACTTATTGACCTCCTAAACCATAGCTACTGAACTTCTCCAAATCCCTATATGTATTTCTACCAGTTACTGTTAAATTAGGGTCTAGAAATCTTAAATGAGCTAGGTTACCCTATGTTGAAAAAGCAGATTCTTTTTCCTATTGACAAACCTATTCCAGAATCTCATGGCTACATGATTTCAGCTCAAATTCTGAGCAGATGAATTTCCACCATATCTGTCTTGAGGTAATTCTGAGAGAAAGAGTCTCATACTTACATTCCACACGCTGATTACACTGCTTTCTTCATTTagatttctcttattttcttggaTCTTTTCCCATACAGAACTCATTTGCTTTAGGAGCTTCTCCTGAAAAAGAGCTATATATTAGGCACAAGAGAAGCAAATAACACAGATTTCAAGCCTTAAGCAATGTAGAGAGGAAAGAGATGTTAGATAAATGTACTGTGGGGAGAGTGGAGAAATCATTAAATTTCTGTGGTTagtgctcagcatcattagttcTGAGAGATCTCATACAGTAATATCACAAAATGTTGTACTGTACTGTAATCATTTGCCTAGGGAAACTAATAAGGATTTTACACAATGTGGCTAATTTCTGATAAGCATCTTGCCTCAGCATTTGGTTCTATTGATGCTATTTCCCTATACGTTCCAGTTTACTACTATCCATTTTGTCTAGAGTTATTAAATATGTTTCAATTATGGAGGTCTCTTAGGTCTTCTAGGTTTGGTAGCCAGAGATTGCTTCTGGACTTGAAGGCTTTGCAATGACCAGCACATTGTACTgcataatcagaaaaataattattaatcacTATCCCACTGGAATAAAACTCCATGaaggcattttatttatttattttattcaaaattttatcttttatgccTAAAACAGTAACTATTTCATACTAGGCATTTAGGCAGGATTAATCATCATCATGTACCTCATTTTTCCTAATCTTTGCAGTAGTATCCCTAGCTTTCAGAGTGCTCTCAGAGGCGTCACTTACCCGGTAGTGCTCAGCCGCCCCTTCTATGGAAGAGTGTTTGTGAGTCTCGTGCTCCTGAGACTTAGAGCAGGACCAACAGAGCAGGTCCTTGTCCTCTTCACAGAAGATCTTCTTGGTCTCCTTGTGTGTCCCACACAGATGCTCCTCTGAGCTCAGGAACTGGCAGAGACTTGCTCGTCTGACATAGGACACCATATTCTTCAGGAGAATACTGGTTTTGAAGTGTGTCTGCTGAGAGGTTTCAGCCCTGCATGTGGGGCATTTGGCAGGTGCTTCTGCTCCTTCCCAGGAAAGATAGAGACAGGGCCTGCAAAAGCTGTGCCCACAGCCTATGGTGACCGGGTCTACAAGGTAGTTCAGGCAGATGAGGCAGGTGAGTTCTTGCTGGAAGGCCTGTGGGATGTCTGAGTCCATTTTCCTGAGGGAAAAAGTTTAGATGAGGTTACTAGTCTGCCCTAGAGAGACACAggctgaaggaaaattttgctgagGTTATAACTCAGCAATACCTTTGTGGCTTGAGTAGAATAGGATTTATTTCGCATATGACACAAAtgaaaaactgaggcacaaagagagcTCTTAAGTTCTGTGGAAAACTTTGTGtatgtgtcttttattttttacccaaTGAACAGCATCTACCTTGCCAACCCCTAttctccataaaaaaaaaaaaaattgagttttaTTGAGGTATGACTTTTATCCAAATTGTTTGAGTTTCAGGAGTTTGACCCAATCTAAAGCTCCAGGGCATAGGGTCTATTGGTCTGAAAATTAACCATACTGTACTTTCCACTGATTGGCTTAGCAAAGGGCATAAAAGTAAGGTCTCGtactttcattatttcatttaattatcacaattGTCCTATCATGTGACCTCTCCAAAAATGCACAGACAGCAAAGTTTGGAGCCAGAATACGTACCTTCAATTAAAATCAGCAAAATACTGTTGTAGCATATTTCCCAAGACACACCAGGCACGAATATTCATTGTGTAAGCAACTACGTGAATTCAATCAACAACTATCTATCAATGTCTATCAATTTGGGGATGTAACAATTGATGCAAAAAACATTCTTAGAAGAGTAataataaatgctaaaaaaatttaataaatgcagAAATGTGCAGAATGCCAATCTGCATGTCTTCCATCCCTCACCCAAGATGCAGAAAATGCCCTCCTTGAAACCGATTgacaaaaattcataaaatgtatATCCAAGACAGTCACAAAATCAAATTTTCTCCTATGGTATCTTTCATCTCAAACAGAACCAACCATCCAAAAGCAATTCTGGAATACATAAGAGTTAATAGAAGGCCAACCAGGCTTTGGCCTCCTATCTCTGTATCTAAACCCCTGAattcaaacaaaccaaaaataaaaaagaataacagaaCCATCCAAGTCTTATTTTCAAGCACCCCTTCACATTGTGAAAAGATATAATTGTTATGTAGTAATAACAATGAGCATGAGAAAACTAATCATGCATTTAAAATAAGTGGGTTCTGATTTTTATTTAGGCAAATAAAGATGGCACTCTCACATCTGATTTTTTTGTATGGTCACTTTTCTCCAAGCCCAATCATTTCCTGACTTCCTTAAACcgcgtcaaaaaaaaaaaaaaaatgatgtttctGAAGACAATATATTGCCCATACTCAGAAACAGTATTCCCAAACTTTTCAATGCATTTTCTACTCATACATTGCATTATCTATTTACACACTGTAGATATACTCTCACTTTTATATACATGTTTACACCATTTAGTGTTAAGAGTAACACTTGTTGTGTTAGAGTAGAACCTAACACTTTTATATGTAGAGAATAAAATCTCCTAACCCATTTTAGAATCTAAATAATCCAagcataaaattacaaaatatctgGCAACTATAATCCATATGATCAAAGTAATATGTAAAATAACAGACCAAAATCATACTGATGATCAATTATCATATTGATTCCAAAACCATATAGCAAAGTaaggtggcaaaaaaaaaaaaaaaaaacttgaattcATAAATAGGTCAGAAGATTGGGATTGTTTCTATAAACTAGGCAAACAGATTAATTTCATAGAATCTACCTCAATTTACTGATGTTTAAATTaacattgtgattttttttcaatttgttttggtttggcaaAGAATCAGTAACTCCTCTCCTGTAAATTTTGTACTCACCTTAGGAATATGTCAATGGCTTCACCAGTTTTTACGTTAGAAGTACCACTATGGAAGTCAGTTGAGGGATCAGTTCCTTACAAGGTGGTAGGAGTAGCTTTCAGAAGTTTCCACAGCTGCTGAGTCCCAAATGCGCTCTGTGTGTTTGGAGAAAATTGAGCTTGAGCTTCGCTCCTTGGGTGTCCTTTTATTGAATTCCTGAAGAACACACCCATTTCTTTCATGTGATTGCATTTCATGGTCTTCAGATAGGTTTTAACATGAATGATTAGGTTTCTTTCAAACAAATGAAAGGATTGATTTAACGACTTTGCTAATCTCCATAAACCTTTAGAAACATCATCTCATCAAGAGCCACtcacttttcaacaaatgaacCTCCAAATGCAAACATCGTATTCAACATTTTTTGTCCAAGgtctttaatttttaacttataaaagttagaaaagaaaatgtcatctGTTAGCGTAGAATATTGTAGAAAATTAATTGCaagatttagaaatattttgcctGGGTTTAACTTTGATTTTAATTATATTCTATCTTATAGGAAgtgtatttcatttattaatttctctttatattttaatgtaagcatttaatttACCAGTTTTTTTTACTTTGACCATCAGTTCAGAGTGGAGATTTTTCCCACCCCTCACACTCCACATTAAGCCTCCCAGCAAGAGTAGGGCACAGGATTTTCTGCCTGGCACTTCCCAACCAGGTTAAGGGGGTACAGGAGAAAAAGGCTGCGAAGCCCCAGCTCAGGGAACCCCTGGATCAGTGCACTGGAAGAGAGCTGTGCTCAGGTGATTTGGAACTTATTTCTACTGGAGAAGGTGATGGTGGTGTGGTTATGTCCCCTAACCCATTTAGTCCACTGCTTATGTGGTGGGGAGAGATGCCACCATGATCCTTGAGAAATTCCCCTTCCTAATTACACTTGACCTCAGATGTCCTTCATGCAATCTGGGAAAGCCAAATCTGATTCTGGAGATGCAGCTCAGACCTTCTTACAAGTACTTAGAGCATTTCCTTGTGTATTCAGGGACCCTTCAGTCCAGGGACAGTCTGAGCAGCAGGAGAGGTGGAATGAGGCTCTGACGAACAAGAGGAACTGACAGGAGGAGACAAGTGAAGGagggagcctcagtttccagatgcttcttttgtgtgtgtgtgagaaaccCTAGAGGCCCCCATTCTGCACCTGATTCCCCTGAGATCTTGGAGTTTTCCTAGATGAAGACTTCCAGGGATATGGCAAGAGTACAGTCAGATttggggcagagggcagggactTAGCAGGTATAGAATCTCGGTGGGTTGGACCCAGTTAAGTGGGTTCTTGCTGCATGGAATAGGGGTGGGGCATAGTGGGAAGTAACCTTTAGAACCTATAAGCCCAGAAATCTGACGCTTTAGCTCTAATGCATGGAGACAGCCAAATTGGGAAAGGGTGGGTCAAGAGAATTCTGGAGGGCAGTTAAGTGAGAGACTACTTGAAGGGAGGCACTTTTTCTATAGAGGTCACTGAATAGATTATCATCTCTTCTTAGCTTCAGAAATAAGCAGAGGCTTTACTGGGAGGGTGAAGGTGTTGTCCTGCCCTCTACCCAAGGACCCTTCCAGACAAGCCCAGCCCATCCCCACAGGCACAGAGGTCTGCCTGATTTCCTGCTTCCAAGGCCTTTCCCAAATCTAGGGCCCCAATTCCTTGTCGAAACCAGGTATTACCTCAGCTTTTTTGCCTTGTTTTGTTTCAAtacctcctttttctttcttcctatttcttaacCAATTTTCCTAGCACCATCCTTTCCTAACCAAAGCACAGaattatgtatttattgataCAATAACATGTTAttctaaaatatcaataaagattATCTAGGCATGATGGGATTaaagtgatttcatttttcttttgcttttctgtgtTTTACATAATGTCAGTGTATAAAATGTGATGTATGTGTAAGCaggaaataaaatgtacaaacaCATGTCCATATGTGCCATAAGTCTGGAGGAAAAGGGATGGCTGAACCTCATATTGTTCAAAGCCCTTTAGACAAACTTCTACTCCTGTATGGAATTATAAGGACTACCAACTTCATGGACAAAAATCTaaacaagaaacttaaaaaaatgtttctggacCGCCATCCCAAGGTGAGGAGATGTTTGCCTTCCTTTGATTCTTTGCTGGTAACTACTGTCACTAGGGAGCTGAAAATAAGGTGAGGTTGTTATCAGACCCTGATCAAGTATCATTTCCAGTTAACCTGGGAATTTGAGACCtgaagcccaactctgaaaaAAGCTCTGGGAAAACTGGTGTGAGACgtgaggggaaggggcagggggggtggggtggggaataagAATGGACAGTATCTGGTTTATAAATCTGTTTTCTCACCACCAGCTTGTGCTTTTCAACAAGAACCCCGAGGTCCTAGTTTGGGGGACCTCACCTTAAGGAATGTCCCGCAATCAGCCCCACCCTCCCAGGAGGAGACCCAGTGAAGTCCACGTTCCCACCACCCAGGCAGGCGAAGAAAAGGGCGCCCCCTCGGCAGCTTCTCAGTCCCTTCTGACCCATTAATATCCAAGCAGACGTTGCCCAGCAGTTATGCTAAATGGTttttaacatatacaaaaaatacacATCTTtataaaaagtacatttttttttcctcatcagcGACTTGGAGCCAGATACCGCCCAGGAAACACGGCCAGGGACGTGGCTTTTCCGCCTGGTGGGGCGGCGGTGTGAGAAGGGGGGAGGCGCTGGCCTCCCACAGACCCCGAGGAGCTGCACTTCTGCGGCCGTCCCAGACCCGTCCTGTGGGTGGCGGCTGGCTGCCCTGAGTTCTGGAGTCATGAGGCCTCATAGCAAAGTCCACGTCCAGGGTGGAATCCAAGTCAAAAAtgagacaaacaaaagaaacagaccATCTTTGAAATCTCTAAAAACTGATAGAAAACCAGAAAAATCCAAATATAGGCCACTTTGGGGAAAAGTATTTTATCTGGAGTTACTGTTGTGGAGCACCCCTTGTTAAGGCTATGAACGGGTCTCGGGTAGTCCATTTTGCGAGTGTCTCCCAACCCCATTTGGCACAATAGTACTCGTCTTCCCCCTGAAACTCCGGACTTCCCTCTTCGGGACAGGCATAATGATCGATATGCTGTAAACTCCTTTCTTGGGAGGGAGTGCCACACCCGTATTTTTGAATAACAGTTGGCCCTCCCTCCTGgagatgccccccacccccatcctctgACTTCCCTGATAAGAGTTCCGTTGATTCCCAAACAATCGACAAAGGTCAGATTGGAGAATCGACTGGGATGGAGTGGTAGTCCTAGCGACCACAGTCCCATCTATCATTCTAGTGAGTTCCCAGGTATAGTTCATAACCTGGTGAGGGCTCTTACTCGTGACCCCCATCAGGGTTATCAGGAGGACCCAGAGGGATTTCTGGAGTGTCTTATCTTTAGTGGATCTTCAGTTCACTGGATGGTCCGTTTTTCGGGAGACTGGTCCGGGGCTACCTTTTTGATCTGGGTGTGATGAATCCAGTGCCATTTTCCCACAACATTTACTACCTTCGGGGTTGAGAGGATCACTGGCAAGGTCCCATCCACCcggcctccaaggtggctggctgaagtttctttatccagactaggtctctgggctgcacctgaaatagatcttttttaaGGACAGAATTCATTGGTCCCGGGTGGGCAGCCTTTACCAGCTCCCGAGTTCGCTGAGTGGCAGACTGCAaggcctgtaatgattttagaagagaatagTTATTTAATTCAGCCATTTTTTCCTCCCCCAACTTAGGAATTAGCGGGGGTGGTCAcccaaacatgatttcatatggagTAATTCCCTTAACATAAAGAATACATCTAGTCCTTAGGAGGGCAAATGtaaggagactcacccagtttttgCCAGTCTCGAGCTTTAATTTATTCAAAGTTTCTttgattgttctttttatttgctcAGCCTGCCCTCAACACTATGGCCTATAAATACAATGCAACCTCCATTGGATATTTGCTAATAATTGAGTAACCTGGGCAATGAATGCTGGCCCATTGTCAGACCCCATTGGAGTTGGGAGGCTAAATCAGGGGACAATTTTGGAAACTAGtttttttactactatttgtgctgtctcggttctggtaggaaatgcctcagtccatccgGAGAAGGTGTTGATGAAGACTAAcaggtatttgtatccatataGGCCAGGTAATATTTCCGTGAAATGTATTTCCCACTGTTCCCCCGGGGCTTGTCCCCTCAGCATGGTTCCTTGAGGTATTTCTTTCCCTCGGCCGGAATTTACCTGGACACAAATGTGGCATCTGGACGACACATGCCGGGCTTGTTGCTGCAATCGGGGGATGTAATAATCTCTCTGTAATAGTTCAGTTAGTTTCATactgcccaggtgtgtactttggtgaacctgggtaACTAAATTTTTCCCAAGTTGCTCCAGCACTAGGATTCTCCCACccgggagaattttccaaccatctgGAT is a window encoding:
- the LOC143643407 gene encoding tripartite motif-containing protein 43-like, which encodes MDSDIPQAFQQELTCLICLNYLVDPVTIGCGHSFCRPCLYLSWEGAEAPAKCPTCRAETSQQTHFKTSILLKNMVSYVRRASLCQFLSSEEHLCGTHKETKKIFCEEDKDLLCWSCSKSQEHETHKHSSIEGAAEHYREKLLKQMSSVWEKIQENKRNLNEESSVISVWNDYVSLRRMIIKDVHKKLHPDLHKEEQQQLERLRKEGKKILQELKENESMMVQKRKHLREMYEELMKMCHKPDVEMLQDLGDILTRSESAQLHMPQPVNPELDEGSITGLIDRLSRYRVEISFSNEICNHNSMLFDGLRRLTSTGGHQDVTVNFQRFSNFASWGTQAFTSGKHYWELDVGDSCTWALGVCRDPWIRKNGTLIDNEDVFLLLCVKEDNHYSFFTIAPIFCQYIQKPLGRVGVFLDFDSGNVSFLNVAKSSLIWSYPTCSFNFPLRPFFFTSCV